CTGTCGTGTGTTTCAGGCCGTGGCTGGTATCAACTCCCTGAACTCCAACGGCCAGAGGGTGCAAGTATCCCAGCAGGTAGTGCACCCAGACTACGCGGAAGTTGAGTAAGTGTCACAGACAAATTCTATATTAAGCGTGGTGTAAACCTGTCTGGGATGAATACGTTATAGCCTGTTATTCATGGCGATACTCTTATCCAGAATATGACTAACAGTTATAATAATGAGTTGGTCCTGATTACTCAGAGGTACTCTCGTGTGGAGTTTGCAAACGGTTTTCATTCTTTCGTGGAGTTTTTATCCTCCAGTACCGAATGCGAAATCCCTGTTATTTAGACTTATAACAATCGTTAATGATAATGACGGTGGAGATTGTCGCTCAGTCTTTCAGGTACTCTGTATTACCATAAGTTACGTACATATGAGACTTACGTACTCATGTGTGCAAGAGTAGTTTTTCAAACTGACGATGGATGTTAAATTTAATTTGTCGTTTGTCCTACAGTAATGTCGCCATCAACGACATCGCCGTCTTCCTGCTGCAGTCCAGCTTTTCTCTGAGCGGCAACGTGCAGGCCATCTCGCTGCCCACCGCTGGATCCGTCCCCAGTGGTAAGTCAGTCACCTCTTCCGGCATGGtggctatttaaaaaaaataattgtggCAGCTAGAAATTCGCGATTATTTTACTCGTTTTCTCGTTACTTCTTCTGATGAATTTGAAACCATCAACAGGAATCAGAATTTTTCGTCCTCTTCTGCTAAAGCTGATTAAACTAAACGGAAACCCGTCATGCGATTACGTAGCGCACTACAGGAGGGTTTACGGCTAGACCTTCTTTTTTACAGCTGGTTCGACGGCGACTCTGTCCGGCTGGGGCAGCGTCAGCACGGGTATCATACCCAACTACCCCGACATCCTGCAGTGGGTCGACGTCAGCATCATCGGCAACACCCAGTGCGCGCTGCTGCTGGGCAACAGCCCGCTCAACGATGAGAACATCTGCACCGGCCCCGTCAACGACGGCATCTCCGCCTGCTCGGTACGTAGCAGACCACTGCAAGCCACATGAGCCGTGGTGAGCTAAGCGTGTTAACCCTTTCGCGGCTGCTAGGGCAGTCCAGCCTGCGCGTCCGAATGAAGGGTCCAAGATACTTTGCGGCTGCCAGACCGCTGCAAGGTGTATCCACTGGAGGCTAACCACATGTTTCAGCGCTCTAGATCCATAAAATCATTATCACATGGTAGTCACAGTGGTTCCTATGTTTGGTAACCACGAAAGAGAATATCATATGAGGAGCGCTGGAACAAAACCCGATACATCTACGTTtgctgtattcgcgtgtttgagTTGTAGGGGGGAGATACGTGAGTAATAATACATGtagccacaaaataattttcagcacaacgcgacatcaagtgttttatggtgtgtttcttctttttatatcttgtggagcgatttagagatcactatttgtAACTCTCTGTATTAAAAGCAAATGgggatttatcggtttttgttccaGCGCCTCTCATATCTAATGCAAGCATTCTGTTATGAGTCTATCCCGGGCTGAGAAAAGTGATAGGAACTTTTATATTTGTGGTTTGGAAATTTTTGTAACTGGAGATTTACATTAGCAGTATACGTGGCTGTAATCTAATAAAATATCGTTAATATCGGACTGATATGTTTCAACATATAAAGTTTTAATGTGAAAAGTTCCTAAAGTTGCCCAGAACACGGACCTTCTTCTGTTCAGCGCGGTAGCGAATTTTGCGGAGAAACGGCACGTATTTTGTGGCACTTCTCTTCTTTTGCAACATCTGATACGTGAGATGTATAGGATAATTCATGCCCTTTCACGTTATAGCTGTTGTATCATGTGTGCTTTATAGATTAGCAAGTCAAATACAGTTACTTGGCCGAGCGTGCCGTTTTCTGTTGATAGTGACCGATAGTGTAAGTATTTTGGTGCGCTATTGGCCTTTCGTAACATCTGATACGTGAGTTCATTAGGATAATTCACGTTCTACAaataatatatgtgtgtgtaattTCTCATGAGGACGGCAGGAAATCAAATCGTACGTGTTAGATCGAGTCTTATGCAGAAAGACACCATGAGCAGGTGAAAGCAGTAGTTGTTTCCGACATAAAAAAGAATAGCGGTTAAGGACGGCGTCGACATGAAAGCTCGAATGCGGTCAACAGGAGTCGCCATTCTGTTGTGCACGTTTACCTACCCCTGCGCCCATCCGTCAGGCCTTCCTGCATGCCGGGCCTAAGTGGATCTGGCCGTTCTACCTGCCAGGCGTACAAGTATGCCCATAACCGTGAAAGCGTTAACATTTGCGTCTCACTCACTTGCCGGTTGCACAGCTCTGATCTACCGTAGCGGGTGCAATAATCGGGGCATTGattttcttcactatttcatcagcACACGCCAGAATTTCAACAAGCAACTTCTTTtgtgtatattgttgttgtggtcttcagtccagagactggtttgatgcagccctcgatgctactctatcctgcgcaagcttcttcatttccgagtaactactgtaacctacatccttctgaatctgcttactgtattcatcccttggtctacctctacgttctttaccctccacgcttccctccaatactaaattagtgatcccttgatgcctcagaacgtgtcctaccaaccgatcccttcttcctttCAAGTTTTGCtactaattcctcttctccccaactgaaTTCAGCATCTCTTcactagttatgtggtctacccatataatcttcagcattcttctgtagcaccacatttcgaaagcttctattctcttcttgtctaatctatttatcgtccatatttcacttccatacatcgctacactccatacaaatactttcacaaaggacttcctgactcttaaatctatactcgatgttaacaaatttgcctTCGTGAGAAATGCTCtccttgccatagccagcctattatttcctctctaattcgaccatcatcagctattttgctttcaaaatagcaaaactcttctactactttacgtttctcatttcctaatctaattccctcatcatgacctgatttaattcgactacattccattatcctagtttcgcttttgttgatgttaatctttatccccccctttcaagacattgtccattccgttcaactgctgtcaaagtcctttgcagtctctgacagaattacaatgtcatcggcaagcctcaaagcttttattttttctcgATGCATTTCAATTCCTTGtccaaaatttccattttttccttttaccgcttgctcagtatacagactgaataacatgggggataggctgcaagcctgtctcactcccttctcaaccactgcttccctcttgtacccctcggctcttataactgccatttggcttctgtacaaattgtaaatagcctttggctccgagtatttgacccctgccacctttagaatttgaaagaaagtatcccagtcaacaatgtcaaaagctttctataagtctacaagcGCTAGAAACTTAGTTTTGTCTTTCTTTTCATAGGGCAGCTGTAgcttcgtgtgttccaacatttcaacggattCCAAATTGTTCTTCTAAGAGTTGGGCTTCTACTTACTTTTCCATTCGaaagtaaagaattcgtgttattattttgcaactgtgacttattaaactgatatttcggtatttttcgcacctgtcaacacttgctttctttgagatAGGAATTAttaatattctttttgaagtctgaggttattacgCCTGCCTCATagatcttgttcaccagatgggagaattttgtcatggatggctcacACAAGGCTATAAGTagctcaaatggaatgttgtctcctcccgagacgttatttcgacttaggtctttcagtgctccgtcaaattcttcaggcagtatcataattcccatttcattttcgtctccgtcctcttccctttctattgtATTACTGTACCTTCTAGTTCACCTTCCTTGAACagactccataaattatctgggagtacgcattaggagtgatttaaaatggaatgatcatatcaagttgatcgtcggtaaagcagatgccaggctgagattcattggaagaatcctaaggaaatgcaatccgaaaacaaaggaagtaggttacagtacgcttgttcgcccactgcttgaatactgctcagctgcgtgggatccgtaccagatagggctgatagaagcgatagagaagatccaacggagagcagcgcgcttcgttacaggatcatttagtaatcacgaaagcgttacggagatgatagataaactccagtggaagactctgcagacgctcagtagctcggtacgggcttttgttaaagtttcgagaacataccttcaccgaagagtcaagcagtatattgctcccacctacgtatatctcgcgaagagaccatgaggataaaatcagagagattagagcccacacagaagcataccgacaatccttctttccacgaacaatacgagactggaatagaaccgatagagatactcagggtaccctccgccacacaccgtcaggtggcttgcggagtattcatgtagatgtagatgtagatgtagactctctgTATACTCCTCCCCTCTTCCAGCTTTTCCTtcttagcactggttttccatctgggctcatgattttcatacaggtggttctcttttctgcaaaggtttcattatttttcctgtaggcagtatctatcttaccattagtgatatatgcttctacatccttacgtttgtcctccaaCCGTCCCTGCTTAggtaatttgcacttcctgtcgatctcatttttgggacattTGTATTCCTTCTCGCCTGCttcgttttttcatttttatgttttctcattctatcaattaaattctatatctcttctgttaaccaagcatttctactagccttcgtctttttacttacttgatcctctgctgccctcactgtttcatctgtcaaagctacccatttttcttctattgtACTTCTTTTCTCTGTTCTTGGCAATCGTTCCATAATGCCCTCTCTGAAACTGTCGACAAGCTCTGAGCCTTTTAATTTATTCATACCTTTGTGGTATACGGCCTGGTAATTCTGGCTGAAACGAATAATCAGTTTGAGAGTAGCCTTACAAACCGCCTGAAATGATGAAGTTTCACTCTCTTCACAAAATATGAACGTTCGGAGATCTATAAATGTGGAACGACTAATaataaaaagtttgaagttattgTAGAGCGTAGTGTGTGTCGTAGAACGAGAgtgggtgtgctgaccacgtggctTGGTTTTCTGCAGGGAGACTCCGGCGGACCGCTGGCCCAGAACGGAGCCCTCATCGGAGTCGTGTCTTGGGGCATCGTGCCCTGCGGCTCTGCTGGAGCGCCTTCCGTCTTCACCAGGGTATCCGCTTTCTTGGACTTTGTCAACCAGTACGCCTGAATACGTCGTGCTGCAATTGTAATCTGATCTGAGACTCGAGTAATAAAAATACTCTAAAAATTTCTCTGCGTTATTCGTTATTGTGTGCTGTTCGATCCACAATTCTCCTACGTTATTGGTTGAAACCGGAAAACACATCCAGTTTCAGAATGAAACAACATACTTCAGTTTTATGGGAACTGCAAAATTACTTTACAATATTTTCTGCTGGCGTTTTCCTCTGGTCTCCATTCCTTTCGATTCACATTGCAAAACAAGTTTGGCATGACTCATCTAAAACACATTTCTTATTTGCATTCATGGTGGGGAACGAAACTAGCAACAAAAACCTTTAAAAGAGCTTTATTGTATTGTCACGAGAGGTCTCTGGGAGATGTACCCATTTTCAGACGGCTTCGTATGTTTTCTGCACCAGTAGCTTAACAGACGTTCTTCGGCAGTGCAAGAGCGGATGACGGGCTGCTGACGAAAGTAATACTGTAGTAGCACAAGATTAGCCAGCCACAAACGGTTACGGTAATAAAATAAAGCTTTCTTAAAAACTGTCTGTTCTCCATTAACAGTGCATAATTGATCAGCAGCTACGGGGTCAACAAGGTCTAGCGTGGATAAAATAACACTTACATTTCTAAAGTCTGTTGGACGTGGGACTGAGAGAGAAGCGATAAAAGTGCATTTGAGAATCGGAAGCGAAAGTTCTAATAACAAGGCGCGCTGAAAagtatgcctccgaattttttatgtgaaaatcttaaaatcttttaaagaaaagaaaagttattgACATTCTACGTCattattgttcatgtctacatacttaattctcaacatagtcacatTCCTCCCAACTTGAGACCAGTTTGGTGAAATCGTCGCTATCAAACTCCCTCGGAGGgcatctttaagttttggaaagagaggAAGTACGGATGGGACCAAGTCAGGAGTGTAtgggggatgatcgatgacagtgaacccaaggcgtcgtgttgttgcacatgtagcgctggtgtgtggtctgacattgtcatgctggctctatttttctttctgtatctgtacattttatgtaagtatgAGCTGACTGTATGGTGTAACTTAGGAGCAGATAAATTCAACTAAACAGAGGTTGGAATTAAAcaaatatgattttattttgtgtttgataATAACAATAAACTAAtatcataatattttaattatgtcAGTCATAATATAAAGCAATGAGCCAGCAATCTTGGACAAACCACAGACCACGAGGTAAATGTATCAATGGAACTTGTGGATTTGAGAACATAATGCTATAGTTCAGCTTTTACGCCGAAATAATGGACCTAAATCTCAGTATCACCACTAAACTACTCATCAAgggcataaaaaagtaaaaaaataggaAAACATTTTAGGTTGTAAATTAAAGCACTAATTCTCATAAACATAgtaatataaatataataacaTTGTTCACAAGGTAACTCAACGTGATCATGTAATCGAAGTTTGCTACACATGTCAATAACTTAAACAACAGCCTTTGGCTATGTTCATCGGAACTTAGCCTTTTTGTTGCAAAATTTTAAAGTATCCGTTAGTGGAGATGTGAACCGGAAGAGTCACATGAGTGATAATGTGTCTGTATAGCAGAAGATCCTGAcagcaggaagaggaaatgcatctCTCCAGGATACGAGGCTTTGGCGGCAGTAAGACCATAACTGCGGTAGTGTGAGGATTGTCAAGTGCTGTTGGTCACCAGATGACCGAGAGGGCACAATGGATAACACAGTATCTTCTCAGGAAAGTTTACAGTCCTATGAGGTATGCAATTTTTCGAGACGCAGTGAGAGATATCTGCAAATTGTTTTCACAGATAATAAAATTCGCAAGTACGTGGTTTCGTGTGTGAAAAGAACAGCGATACTAAATAGCGACAGAAGTTGCGTCCAAATAATTTGACTGCTTGGACTCAAAACCAGTACTACTGAATTAAAATTAAGGACATAAATTGGCAATGTTATGCAGAATTATAAGGGTGAAAAGAAACTTTGTTTCCACACTTGACGTAGGCATTTTTACGGGAAGGATAGTCAGAGCTCTATTCGTGAAAGTAAGCGATGACTATCAGTGAGTCAGTGCTAAAGAATGTCTGGTCCATTTTGGCTCAGCCACAGGGTGTGGCTCCATCCGCATAGTCTGTGTGAATGATGAAATTATACCAATCTTGTGATACCAATTAATGATGCAAATATCGTTTTAGTTTTCTGTAATTACTAACCAAGTTTTTCTTATCATACAAAGTagtaataaatttctttttgttgttgttagtagATAGTGGTGCGATTTTTTCTGGACACGAGAGCAAATATAAATGAAAACCATGAATCTCAGTATATTTGAGATCTACTTCCAAAATATATCCTATGTCAAAATCATCTAGTATGTATTCACAGAGAAGAAACTTTCAACACTATTTGGAGAAATCAATACAAATTGGACTCTGCAAGGTATTGTATCAGTGGCCAGGAGTAAACGCTGTTCACAACAAGACATACGCAATGCATAGTTCGCCAGCAACATCGCCTCTAATGCCTCTTTCAATAAACTGAAGTTTTTCAATGTCAGTAACAAGCCACAGCTCGGCTCTAGTAACTTTCAGTAGAGCATCCCATACCAAGCTAGTTGAAGGATACATAATGAGCAAGATCCAACTCATAAGTTTCAAGACGTAAGCTACAGAAGTTTTCGcagacatcagcagcagcagcatgtcgATTTTgaaatatacactaccggccattaaaattgctacgacacgaagatgacgtgctacagacgcgaaatctaacggacaggaagaagatgctgtgatatgcaaatgattagcttttcagagcattcacacaaggttggcgccggtggcgacacctacaacgtgctgacataaggagagtttccaaccgatttctcatacacaaacagcagttgaccggcgttgcctggtgaaacgttgttgtgatggctcgtgtaaggaggagaaacgcgtaccttcacgtttccgacttctatgaaggtcggattgtagcctatcgcgattgcggtttatcgtatcgcgacattgctgctcgcgttggtcgagatgcaatgactgttagcagaatatggaatcggtgggttgaggagggtaatacggaacgccgtgctggatcccagcggtctCGTATCagcaacagtcgagatgacaggcatcttatccgcatggctgtaacggatcgtgcagccacgtctccatccctgggtcaacagatggggacgtttgcaagacaacaaccatctgtacgaacagttcgacgacgcttccagcagcatggactatcagctcggagaccgtggctgcggttacccttgacgctgcatcacagacaggagcgcttgcgatggtgtactcaacgacgaagctgggtgcacgaatggcaaagcgtcattttttcggatgaatccaggttctgtttacagcatcatgatggtcgcaaccgtgtttggcgacatcgcggtgaacgctcattggaagcgtgtattcgtcaccgccatactggcgtatcatccggcgtgatggtatggggtgccattggttacacgtctcggtcacctcttgttcgcattgacggcactttgaacagtggaagttacatttcagatgtgttacgacccgtggctctatcgttcattcgatctctgcgaaccctacatttcagcaggataatgcacgaccttgtgatacatctctcttgactatacaatgagactcgtaagatacatgcactgtgacaattggcgccttgctaagtcgtagccattaacttagctgaaggctattctaactgtctctcggcaaatgagagcaaaggcttcgtccgtgtagtcgctagcaacgtcgtcgtacaactggggcgagttctcttccgtctctcgagacctgccttgtggtggcgctcggtctgcgatctgacagtggcgacacgcgggtccgacatgtactaatggaccgcggccgatttaagctaccacctagcaagtgtggtgtctagcggtgacaccacaagaacttCCATTGCATTCGTCATCTGTCAAAAGCATGACAGATATTACTGCACGCAAACATAacatgtaagttgtagtcatgttttagtaagttaacacaaatattttattaaattttctctctctgCATCAATAAACTGAAACACCATCTCGCTTCTTTTTATCTATCTGGGCTAGTCTCAGGAAGTACTGCAGAGATTTGGAGGTCTTGTAATTCCCAGGACCGATATCTTGACAGTAGTGATATTGATAACAGccgaaaatcgttgagattctcgatgtATTGGATGGATGGACTATCTGTATACATAATTCCGTTTGTACAGACCTTTCAGTGCACGATTCCTACTGGCACTTTCCCAGTTTTGGGGGAACATGTTAAGACATTAAATCCGCCTATAAATCGAAAAGTTGTGTTACATCTCCTCTCTCAGTGCATAAGTAAGATTCTCTTCGTAAATCATTTACACCTCTCCATATTCGATGGCAGCAGAGAAACCTGTCCCAGATTCCATTTAACTTCTCCGTCTGTCATTATTTATCCACATGTGTATATGTTCAAGAAATGGCCATCATAATCGCTCAGATTGTGGAGTACAGCTGGAACTGTAAAATGAGGTCTATTCACGCTGGAGCTGGCATTTGCAGTTACCTTATAGGTCGAGGTGACAAAGACAATGGGatggcaatatgcacatatacagatggcggtaatatcggtacacaaggtataaaagggtaatgCCTTGGCGCAGGTGTTATTTGTACTCACATGAGGCACgtgaacaggtttccgacgtgattgctgCCATAcgccgggaattaacagacttttaacgcggaatgctATTTTCAGCTATACTCTTGGaactttcggaaatcgttagggaattcaatattccaagaaccAGTGTCAAGTGCATACCGACAGTACCAGTtatcaggcattacctgtcactatAGACAATACAGCAGTCGACgaccttcactgaacgaccgagagcagcatcctttgcgtagagttgtcagtgctaactgacaagtaacactgtgtgaaataaccaaagatatcaatatggaacatacaacgaacgtatccgttaagacagtgtagcgaaatctggcgttaaatgTGTATGGTAGAAGACGACCGACGCGTGGGATATGGCTAACAGCACAAAGTCACCTCGCAATCACACCGGCTGcattctagacgactggaaagccgtggactggtcagatgaggccTCATTTaagatggtaagagctgacggtatggttcgagtgtggcgcagaccccacgaagacatggtaccaacttgtcaacaagctccgtaatcgtgtgggctgtgttcagCAATTTGgaaaccacttgcagccattcacagacttcatggtCCAAAACAACGATTGTATTTGTATGGGACACAATGTGCCCTGTCActgtgccacaattgttcgcgaatggtttgaagaacattctggacaattcgagcgaatgttttcGCCACTCAGATctgacatggatcccatcgaacgtTACAGAgtgtaatcgagaggttagttcgtgcacaaacccCTGCACTTGCAACACTTTTGGAACTGGGAATGGTTTTAGGAGCGGGGCATGTAGCTTGTaacagaaaaagtgtcatgatgatctctccattgccaaagatTCCGGACCTGTCCGCATCCGGATtcccgagaggggactgccaattgggaggtgaccatgagaaaaagactgagaaaccaacgaaaggataacgttctacgagtcggtgcgtggaatgtcagaagactaaacttggtagggaagctataaaatattCCAAAGCTCAGTCGAGGTATAGTGGGGGGTCAgtgaatggaaagaaaacaaggatctaTGGTCGGTGAGTACCGGGTaacataaacagcagcagaaaatagtataatgggagtaggatttgttatgaataggaaggtagggcaatgtgtgagttattgtgaacagctcagtaatagggttgttcttatcagaatcgacagcagaccatcaCCGACAGTtacagttcaagtatacatgccgacgtcgcaagcagaagatggagaAGCTATATGAGGATACAGAACGGGTAATTAgttcgtaaaggaagatgaaaatctaatagtcttcgGAGATTCGAGtgtagttgtaggggaatgaaTAGAAGAAATGGTTgtgggagaacatgggcttggt
This Schistocerca nitens isolate TAMUIC-IGC-003100 chromosome 1, iqSchNite1.1, whole genome shotgun sequence DNA region includes the following protein-coding sequences:
- the LOC126199559 gene encoding trypsin alpha-3-like isoform X8, with the translated sequence MMRQAVLVLALAACVLAAELPVRRIPHSGPRRKFGLQHGRITGGSDASLGQFPYQVSLQWVQLGLASHTCGGSIVSASAVVTAGHCADPAFIGHYEAVAGINSLNSNGQRVQVSQQVVHPDYAEVDNVAINDIAVFLLQSSFSLSGNVQAISLPTAGSVPSAGSTATLSGWGSVSTGIIPNYPDILQWVDVSIIGNTQCALLLGNSPLNDENICTGPVNDGISACSGDSGGPLAQNGALIGVVSWGIVPCGSAGAPSVFTRVSAFLDFVNQYA